The Aequorivita sublithincola DSM 14238 genome window below encodes:
- a CDS encoding pseudouridine synthase encodes MSTQDEYDKERNSKKPGKNARKKSEARKIASAKPDTSKKNQGLPQNSAKPKLKFDKTGKEIGRRDKPIREIKKSNPEDGIRLNKYIGNSGVCSRREADTYIATGLVSVNGKIINEMGYKVKMTDDVRFDGRRLNPEPNTYVLLNKPKGFATTDSNAKGMTVMDLVANATTAKIKPFGRLGRNATGLLLFTNDDEFVQKFTNKGIARLFHIELDKNLKSEHLKKIKEGFSIDGNEITIEEISYVDNSPKSEVGLKIKHTGTSVIRTIFENLGYDVVRMDCVTLGPLTKKDLPRGRWRTLTEKELSMFSMI; translated from the coding sequence ATGAGCACACAAGACGAATACGACAAAGAAAGAAATTCCAAAAAGCCTGGGAAAAATGCACGAAAGAAAAGTGAGGCTCGCAAAATTGCTTCCGCAAAACCCGATACATCTAAGAAAAATCAAGGTCTTCCGCAAAATTCAGCTAAGCCAAAGCTGAAATTTGATAAAACTGGAAAGGAAATTGGCCGTCGTGACAAGCCTATAAGAGAAATTAAGAAAAGCAATCCAGAAGATGGAATTCGCTTAAATAAATACATCGGTAATAGTGGCGTATGCTCCAGACGAGAAGCTGATACATATATTGCTACTGGTTTGGTTTCCGTAAACGGTAAAATTATCAATGAAATGGGCTACAAAGTCAAAATGACGGATGATGTTCGTTTTGACGGTCGCCGTTTAAATCCAGAACCAAACACCTACGTTTTGCTGAACAAACCCAAAGGTTTTGCAACCACAGATAGCAATGCCAAGGGAATGACCGTGATGGATTTGGTAGCAAACGCAACAACTGCCAAAATTAAACCTTTTGGTCGTTTGGGTAGAAATGCTACAGGTCTTCTTCTTTTTACAAATGATGATGAGTTTGTGCAAAAGTTTACCAATAAAGGTATAGCGAGACTTTTTCATATTGAACTTGACAAAAATTTAAAGTCTGAACACCTTAAAAAAATTAAGGAAGGTTTTTCTATTGATGGTAATGAAATAACTATTGAAGAAATAAGCTATGTAGATAATTCGCCTAAAAGCGAAGTGGGTCTAAAGATAAAGCACACTGGCACCAGTGTTATCCGCACTATTTTTGAAAACTTAGGGTATGATGTTGTACGGATGGATTGTGTAACTCTTGGGCCATTGACTAAAAAAGATTTGCCACGAGGTCGTTGGAGAACACTTACCGAAAAGGAACTCAGCATGTTCAGTATGATTTAA
- the speB gene encoding agmatinase, with amino-acid sequence MSTKTYAGIPQKYAALETSKIVLIPVPYDGTSTWQKGADKGPEAFLDASENMELYDIETQTEVYKQGVYLADAITENSTPEAMVSEVHKATKDYIKRNKFVTIFGGEHSISIGTIRAFNECFDNLTVLHIDAHADLRKDFHGSTCNHACAVYEASQTTNLIQIGIRSMDIAETRVMDEEKVFFAHDMAKDEYWMDKVIEALGDNVFITFDLDAFDPSILPSTGTPEPGGLFWYETLDFLKQVFEERNVVGFDIVELCPNENERASDFVAAKLYYKMLTYKFAGTEEGDEYENNFNETKKGVSKFNTEEDEY; translated from the coding sequence ATGAGCACTAAGACATACGCCGGAATCCCGCAAAAATATGCGGCCCTTGAAACATCAAAAATTGTATTGATCCCAGTTCCGTATGACGGAACAAGCACATGGCAAAAGGGAGCAGACAAAGGTCCTGAAGCCTTTTTAGACGCTTCAGAAAACATGGAATTGTATGATATCGAGACCCAAACAGAGGTATATAAACAAGGTGTTTACCTAGCCGATGCTATTACTGAAAATTCCACACCAGAAGCTATGGTTTCAGAAGTGCATAAAGCCACAAAAGATTATATAAAGCGAAATAAATTCGTGACAATTTTTGGTGGCGAACACAGCATTTCTATAGGAACTATTCGCGCTTTTAACGAATGTTTTGATAACTTAACCGTGCTTCATATTGATGCACATGCAGATTTGCGCAAGGATTTCCACGGAAGCACTTGCAACCACGCTTGCGCAGTTTATGAGGCAAGCCAGACCACAAATTTAATACAAATAGGTATTCGAAGTATGGATATTGCTGAAACTCGCGTGATGGATGAAGAAAAAGTATTCTTCGCCCATGACATGGCAAAAGACGAATACTGGATGGATAAAGTTATTGAAGCTTTGGGTGACAATGTTTTCATAACATTTGACCTTGATGCATTTGATCCGTCGATCCTTCCATCTACTGGAACTCCAGAGCCAGGCGGACTTTTTTGGTATGAAACTTTAGATTTTCTAAAACAAGTTTTTGAAGAAAGAAACGTAGTAGGTTTTGATATAGTTGAGCTTTGTCCAAATGAAAACGAAAGAGCGTCAGACTTTGTAGCAGCAAAACTTTACTACAAAATGTTAACTTATAAATTCGCTGGAACTGAAGAGGGCGACGAA
- the folK gene encoding 2-amino-4-hydroxy-6-hydroxymethyldihydropteridine diphosphokinase produces MEPQKHIYFSLGTNMGNRFENLQAAVDSLFEKVGTILKISSVYETPAMGFKGDPFLNCTVWMQSDLEPSEILRIILKIEITMGRERNTTNTYASRPIDIDILFIDDLIIETEKLKVPHPEIEKRKFVLQPLAEINSQLIHPLSIKKIIKLLAETEDKSVLQKQFKWLSNPMKDFSISQFNYIAIEGNIGAGKTSLTTKIANDFNAKLILERFKDNPFLPKFYEDAARYAFPLEMSFLADRYQQLVDDITQFDLFKESVIADYDVNKSLIFAGITLPEEEYALYKKLFHVMHKELPKPDLYIYLYQNTERLLENIKNRGRYYEQSIPAEYLQKLNTGYLEFIKTQHSENIKIIDISEMDFVQNRADYLSILKEITSFKNDEN; encoded by the coding sequence ATAGAACCACAAAAACATATATATTTTTCCCTTGGCACCAATATGGGCAACCGCTTTGAAAATCTTCAAGCTGCGGTTGATAGTTTATTTGAAAAAGTTGGCACCATTTTGAAAATTTCTTCTGTTTACGAAACTCCGGCAATGGGTTTTAAGGGTGATCCTTTTTTGAATTGTACCGTTTGGATGCAGTCAGATTTAGAACCTTCAGAAATTCTGAGAATAATTCTGAAGATTGAAATAACAATGGGCCGTGAGCGAAACACTACAAATACTTACGCTTCTCGACCAATTGATATAGACATTCTTTTTATAGACGATTTAATTATTGAAACTGAAAAGCTTAAAGTTCCTCATCCAGAAATCGAGAAACGGAAATTTGTTTTGCAACCTTTGGCCGAAATTAATTCGCAACTCATTCATCCTCTTTCAATAAAAAAAATAATTAAACTTTTGGCAGAAACTGAAGATAAAAGTGTGCTTCAAAAACAGTTTAAATGGCTAAGCAACCCGATGAAGGATTTCAGTATTTCACAATTCAACTACATCGCGATTGAGGGAAATATTGGAGCTGGAAAAACTAGTCTTACCACAAAAATAGCCAATGATTTTAATGCGAAATTAATTCTGGAACGCTTTAAAGACAATCCATTTCTTCCAAAGTTTTATGAAGACGCAGCCAGATACGCTTTCCCTTTAGAAATGTCTTTTTTAGCAGACCGTTACCAACAATTGGTGGACGATATTACGCAATTTGACCTCTTTAAAGAATCTGTAATTGCAGATTATGATGTGAATAAATCCTTGATTTTTGCAGGTATTACTTTGCCAGAGGAAGAATATGCGCTTTATAAAAAACTCTTCCATGTGATGCACAAGGAGCTGCCAAAGCCAGATTTGTATATTTATTTATATCAAAATACCGAAAGGCTATTGGAAAATATAAAAAACCGAGGTCGTTATTATGAGCAGAGTATTCCTGCAGAATATCTTCAAAAATTGAATACTGGTTATTTAGAATTCATAAAAACCCAACATTCCGAAAACATAAAAATAATAGATATCTCCGAAATGGATTTCGTGCAGAATCGAGCAGATTATTTATCAATTTTGAAGGAAATAACTTCCTTTAAAAATGACGAAAATTAG
- a CDS encoding arginine decarboxylase, whose product MNTKYIDLINQTYYWPQEEFRLGDNGLEFHGVNLMQLVEQYGAPLKFTYLPKISENINLAKKWFAEGIEKNNYKGSYNYCYCTKSSHFKHVLNEALKNDIHIETSSAFDIDIVESLKKTGKVTDKTYVICNGFKREQYIENIARLINNGHENCIPIIDNYEEIELLSDSINNHFNVGIRIASEEEPKFEFYTSRLGIGYKNIIPFYEEQIKNNERVDLKMLHFFINTGIRDTAYYWNELVKCLKVYVRLKKICPSLDSLNIGGGFPIKNSLHFEYDYQYMINEILNQINITCAEADVPVPNIFTEFGSFTVGESGGAIYEILYQKQQNDREKWNMINSSFITTLPDTWAISKRFIMLAINRWNDEYERVLLGGLTCDSDDYYNSEQNMAAIYLPKFRKEKPLYIGFFNTGAYQESIGGFGGLQHCLVPSPKHILIDRDKDDNITTKLFSEQQTSEQLLNILGYEH is encoded by the coding sequence ATGAATACCAAATACATAGACTTAATAAACCAAACCTATTATTGGCCGCAAGAAGAATTCCGCTTGGGAGACAATGGCCTTGAGTTTCACGGCGTAAATCTTATGCAGCTCGTTGAGCAATATGGAGCTCCTTTAAAGTTTACCTATCTTCCTAAAATTTCAGAAAACATCAATTTAGCAAAGAAATGGTTTGCCGAAGGTATTGAAAAGAACAACTATAAAGGCAGCTACAACTACTGTTATTGCACCAAAAGTTCGCATTTCAAGCACGTTTTGAACGAAGCTTTAAAGAATGATATTCATATAGAAACCTCTTCGGCTTTTGATATTGATATCGTGGAAAGCTTAAAGAAAACTGGAAAAGTAACAGATAAAACATATGTGATTTGTAATGGCTTCAAACGCGAGCAATACATAGAAAATATAGCACGCTTAATCAATAACGGTCATGAAAATTGCATCCCGATTATTGATAATTACGAAGAGATTGAATTGCTTTCAGACAGCATCAACAATCATTTCAATGTTGGAATCAGAATAGCTTCAGAAGAAGAACCAAAATTCGAATTCTATACATCTAGATTAGGAATTGGTTACAAAAACATCATTCCTTTTTACGAAGAACAAATAAAAAACAACGAACGTGTAGATCTTAAAATGCTACACTTCTTCATAAACACTGGTATTCGAGACACAGCCTATTATTGGAATGAATTGGTGAAATGTTTGAAGGTTTACGTACGGCTTAAAAAAATCTGTCCTTCATTGGATAGTTTGAATATAGGCGGTGGTTTTCCTATAAAAAATTCTTTGCATTTTGAGTACGATTATCAGTACATGATAAACGAAATTCTAAACCAAATAAACATTACTTGTGCAGAAGCAGATGTTCCTGTGCCCAACATATTTACGGAATTTGGAAGTTTTACGGTAGGTGAAAGTGGTGGTGCCATTTACGAAATTTTGTATCAAAAACAACAAAACGATCGTGAAAAATGGAATATGATTAATTCTTCTTTCATCACAACTCTTCCAGATACTTGGGCAATAAGCAAACGTTTCATTATGTTGGCAATTAATCGCTGGAATGATGAATATGAAAGAGTGCTTTTAGGTGGTTTGACCTGTGATAGTGATGATTACTACAATAGCGAACAGAACATGGCGGCTATTTATCTGCCAAAATTTAGAAAAGAAAAACCTTTGTATATTGGCTTCTTTAACACAGGAGCATATCAAGAAAGTATTGGTGGTTTCGGTGGTTTGCAACACTGCTTAGTGCCTTCGCCAAAACATATTTTGATTGATAGAGACAAAGACGATAATATTACAACCAAACTTTTTTCAGAACAACAAACAAGCGAGCAATTGCTAAACATTTTAGGTTATGAGCACTAA